From Coffea arabica cultivar ET-39 chromosome 10e, Coffea Arabica ET-39 HiFi, whole genome shotgun sequence, one genomic window encodes:
- the LOC113712005 gene encoding indole-3-acetic acid-amido synthetase GH3.17-like: protein MLPTFDPRDTEAGSRILEDITSNAGHIQEQVLEEILTKNASTDYLKGFLNGHSDKGLFKNKVPVVDYEDIKIYIDRIALDGEPSRILTNESITELLKSSGTSGGKQKWIPKTAEEGERRAFICCLRDTVLNRYLQGLSDGKALLFVLINPDIHTPGGLVLRTASESEIKNRKDRYPQFILCEDTNQSLYSQLLCGLVQRDAIVSVGTFFASGLLRIIKFFEEHWQEMSSNIRTGQMSAWITDPNCKRAVSLILSKQMPDLADSIDLVCQEKSWEGIIKKIWPRTKYVLAIITGSMAQYIPALEFYTGGLPVVSSLYGSSEAFFGINMKPLCSPCDVSYTFIPNIAYYEFLPIDNHQDPNCTNRKDAHLKDHIVDLANVKIGQHYELLVTTFTGLYRYRMEDILLVTGFHNSTPQFKFVQRTNVVLSIHTDKTTEQDLQKAVAIAMQILQPLGFFLLDYSSYADTSSIPGHYVLFWELQLRPNDDTPELDQVKMEKCCSLVEQSLDQKYKWLRNQSISTIGPLEIRVVKQGTFNVLMDFYVSQGTSLNQYKTPKNIKSEKAIVILDSRVVGKFYSREVPNQDS, encoded by the exons ATGCTGCCAACCTTTGATCCAAGAGATACTGAAGCTGGTTCAAGGATTTTGGAGGATATAACCAGCAATGCTGGTCATATACAAGAACAGGTCCTGGAGGAGATTTTAACTAAAAATGCAAGCACCGATTACTTGAAGGGTTTTCTTAATGGTCACTCTGATAAGGGACTATTCAAGAATAAAGTTCCTGTGGTAGATTATGAAGATATCAAGATTTACATCGATCGAATTGCACTGGATGGAGAGCCATCTCGGATTTTAACTAATGAATCCATTACTGAGCTACTCAAAAG CTCGGGCACTTCAGGTGGGAAGCAAAAGTGGATTCCAAAAACTGCTGAAGAGGGAGAGCGCAGGGCCTTTATTTGTTGTCTCCGTGATACTGTTTTAAACAG GTACCTACAGGGCTTGAGCGATGGGAAAGCGCTGTTATTTGTCCTTATCAACCCGGATATCCACACTCCTGGTGGCTTAGTTTTAAGAACAGCCTCAGAAAGCGAGATAAAGAACAGAAAAGACAGATATCCTCAGTTTATATTGTGTGAAGATACCAATCAGAGCTTGTATAGTCAATTACTTTGTGGCCTTGTGCAGCGAGATGCGATAGTAAGCGTTGGTACTTTTTTCGCCTCGGGTTTGTTAAGGATAATCAAATTTTTCGAGGAACATTGGCAGGAAATGTCTTCCAACATAAGAACTGgtcaaatgagtgcttggatCACTGACCCTAACTGCAAAAGGGCTGTCTCCTTGATTTTGAGCAAACAAATGCCGGATTTGGCTGATTCAATTGATCTTGTATGCCAAGAAAAGTCTTGGGAAGGGATAATTAAGAAGATCTGGCCAAGGACCAAGTATGTCCTGGCCATTATTACAGGGTCCATGGCACAATATATCCCTGCACTTGAGTTCTATACGGGTGGGTTACCTGTAGTGTCATCACTTTATGGTTCTTCAGAGGCATTTTTTGGGATAAACATGAAACCTTTGTGCAGTCCTTGTGATGTCTCGTATACTTTTATACCAAACATAGCCTACTATGAGTTCTTACCAATTGACAATCATCAAGATCCAAACTGCACCAACAGGAAAGATGCTCATTTGAAAGATCACATTGTGGATCTTGCTAATGTTAAGATTGGCCAACATTACGAACTTCTTGTCACGACCTTTACAG GTTTGTACAGGTACAGAATGGAGGATATTCTCCTGGTGACAGGTTTTCACAATTCCACTCCCCAATTCAAATTTGTACAAAGGACAAATGTGGTTTTGAGTATTCACACAGATAAAACAACTGAACAAGACCTCCAAAAAGCAGTTGCAATAGCAATGCAGATCCTTCAACCACTTGGCTTCTTTCTTTTGGATTACAGTAGCTATGCTGATACATCTTCTATTCCTGGTCACTATGTACTCTTTTGGGAGCTTCAACTCAGACCAAACGATGATACACCTGAACTTGATCAGGTTAAAATGGAAAAGTGTTGTAGTTTAGTGGAACAATCTCTGGACCAGAAATATAAGTGGCTGAGGAATCAGAGCATCAGTACCATTGGTCCATTGGAAATTAGAGTTGTGAAACAAGGAACATTCAACGTGCTCATGGACTTTTATGTTTCCCAAGGAACTTCTTTAAACCAGTACAAGACACCTAAGAACATAAAGTCTGAGAAAGCCATTGTAATTCTGGACTCCAGAGTAGTGGGAAAATTTTACAGCAGAGAAGTGCCTAATCAAGACTCGTAG